The DNA segment TCTATCTTTCAACAATGATGATACCAAGCCAGGTTACATTGATTCCGAAATTTGCAATTTTCAACAAATTGGGAATGACCAATACTCATTTGCCACTGATCCTGCCAGGCCTGATTACAATCACGGGAACCTTTTTGATGCGGCAGTATTTTATGCAGATTCCGAATGAATTGAGGGAATCAGCCAGAATTGATGGAGCAGGCGAATTTCAAATATGGGCCCATATCATGCTTCCTGTTGCAAAACCGAGCATGGCATCTCTTGGAATGGTTGTGTTTTTGTGGAACTGGAATGCTTACCTTGAACCGCTCGTATTTTTGAGCGACTGGAGACTTTACACAATTCCTCTGGCGCTTACGAACTTTATTGAAGAGAGTGTGACGGAATATAATCTTGTAATGGCGGCGGCATCTTCGGCCTTAATTCCGGCTTTTGTGGTTTTTCTATTGGGTCAAAAGTTTTTGGTAAAAGGTTTGACTGCCGGAGCTGTGAAAGGATGAATCGAGAAAAAATAAGGGAAGGCAGGTAGAATCATGGAAAAAATAATTGATAAAACGTATGACTTTGTTGTAGTTGGCGGCGGGCTGTCTGGTATGTGTGCGTCGATTGCAGCCGCCAGAAAAGGTGTACATACAGCTTTGGTGCATGACCGCCCGGTTCTTGGAGGGAATGCAAGTTCAGAGATCCGAATGCATATCTGTGGTGCGAATCGACATGGTCAGAATCCAAATGCCAGAGAAACAGGGATTTTGGAAGAAATTCTTTTGGAAAACAAAAGAAGAAATCCACACATGGTATATCCAATCTTTGATATGATCCTTTGGGAGAAGGTAAGATTTCAGGAAAACCTTGATTTGTTTTTAAACTGTTATGCAAATCAAGTTGAGGTTGAAAATGATAAGATTCGTAAAGTGACTGCTTTTCAGATGACAAGTGAAAGAGAGTATC comes from the Blautia liquoris genome and includes:
- a CDS encoding carbohydrate ABC transporter permease codes for the protein MSKSKKRKLIFRIFITILVALFAITMITPFLWMLSASMKLPNDVMKLPIKWIPEYFYPDNYKKVWNIGESAVRDYHFGRAYFNSLKIAIINLIGSVITSSMAGYAFAKLKFKGRDAIFLIYLSTMMIPSQVTLIPKFAIFNKLGMTNTHLPLILPGLITITGTFLMRQYFMQIPNELRESARIDGAGEFQIWAHIMLPVAKPSMASLGMVVFLWNWNAYLEPLVFLSDWRLYTIPLALTNFIEESVTEYNLVMAAASSALIPAFVVFLLGQKFLVKGLTAGAVKG